Part of the bacterium genome, GTGAAGATTAATGAAGCCAAGGGGAGGGATTCTCAATATCTCGGGAGGAATATACTTTCCATAAGCGGAGATGACGCAGAGCTCGGGCGAGAGCCTTTCTATTTCCTCATGAAAAGAAGGCTCCCTCAAATTGTCCGGTTGGAGGACAGCGATTGAATGAGCGAGGGCGAAGTCCTTGGTTGGTGGAGATTGGAGGGAAAGACCCCTTCCTGCGGGTTTATCCGGCTGGCACACAACGGCAATTACTTCTTCCCTCTCTGTCAATGCCTGTAGAGGATACAACGCCCAATTGGGGCTGCCCCAGAAGATGATGCGCATCTATTTATCTTTTGCTTTCCGCCTTTTCTGCCTTTACCCAGCGGAATGTATCTGGGTATGCTTTGTCAATGAAAAGGACACCATCAAGGTGGTCTATCTCGTGGCAAAGGGCTCTCGCCAATATACCTTCCGCTTCAACACTAACCGCTCTTCCTTTTGGATTGAATCCCGAAACTTTCACATGGGCTGGACGAGGGACGATGGCGTAAAGATTGGGAATGCTCAAGCAACCCTCCTCATCCTCCTCCATGCCCTCGGCGTGGATGATTGTTGGGTTGACAAGGGCAAGGGGCTTATCGTTTTCCTGCAATACCACAATAACCCTCTGAGAAACGCCTATCTGGGGAGCAGCGAGCCCTGCCCCATTCGCCGATTTCATCGTCTCTATCATATCGTTGATAAGGCGCCTTAGATTGGCGTCAAATTTATGCACCGGCAATGCCTTCTCTCTCAAAATGGGAGCGCCCAATGTTAGTATTTTCCTTATCATATCAGAGTAATTCTACCTCCTTTGATTAAAATTGTCTACGTATAAACCTGCAATATATTTCTCCTTTCTTTGGCTGAAGGCTTGCATCTATTGTTATAAAGGAAATGTTTAAAAAATTTGAATTGATAGCATAAGGGAGGATTTCAAATAACGAAAAACAAAATGTCTCATATAAAAATCTATATCCAAAGACGCGAGTCCGACAAAGGAAGACCTGACAATTGCATTCCTTCTCCATGATTAAATATGAGATTGCCACGCCTTCTGCGAAGCAAAAGGCTCGCAATGACAGTGGGGTTCTTACCCCGCTACGGAAGGAATTGTCGCTAAAACCTATACCCATAGATGCGAGGAGCGAAGCAAGAGGAGAAAAACGATAGACAATCAGAAATAAAGAGGGAAGAATCTGCAACTTTCTTAAGGTGGTAGGCTCACCTCTTACTGGAGG contains:
- the def gene encoding peptide deformylase, which produces MIRKILTLGAPILREKALPVHKFDANLRRLINDMIETMKSANGAGLAAPQIGVSQRVIVVLQENDKPLALVNPTIIHAEGMEEDEEGCLSIPNLYAIVPRPAHVKVSGFNPKGRAVSVEAEGILARALCHEIDHLDGVLFIDKAYPDTFRWVKAEKAESKR